Part of the Citrus sinensis cultivar Valencia sweet orange chromosome 2, DVS_A1.0, whole genome shotgun sequence genome, ACACCCTGACTCTGCAAATCGCCATTGTCATTGATAGAATAAAAGACACCACTGTCTATCAGTCTCCCAAAGCTTGTCTAGTAGCAGTGGCAGTGGCAGAGAGCTCGTAATTCTTTAATCTTTCGGCAAAAAACAAATAGTTATTGCTTGTCTTTTTCGTCAACTGATAAGAATGACACCTCAGATTACATTAGACTCCGTTCATTCATTAACCGTTGgcccattttttttcctctttagcGTTGCACGTCATTTAAGTCATGACATGCAACGTTACGAAAGGTGGGCTCAGAAGGGCATGATTTTGGCTGATAGTTATCTGGCTTATTACTAGAATACTATGAGTAGGAGAGACCAAAGTAAGAAGGGCATGTTTGTAAACTGTCACAACTCACAAGTTACGTATTTTATATAACAATAATGTTAGGGatagagatggcaaaaaaTCCTGCGGAAAGAGGAGCTCTCTACTCTCTAGGGCCGTTATGTTAAAGGAAGGATATTGAGTCTAAAGGTACGGGTATAATCTTTTTATCTCCGTTGATTTAGACAAGCAGAATACATACAAGTATAAAATACGATGACCCATACCCGCACATTAGCCTATTTGACTATTGActaattattattctattcCATGTCACTTCTtgtggtttttattttgaaattgatctaaaatattttaatatattgtgTTGCATCTTCATCTAGagctaacttttttttttttaaatttatgcgaaatgttaaaaaaaataaaataggatATAGGGGATAGGGAAAGAGGACGGGGTAGGATGCTCAACTGGTATAGATACGAGTGCTTATTGTCATCCGTTATTAAAGATTTAATATTTGAGTCCCAACTTGaagctcaattttatatgtCACTCATTtgttaaatgatttttaaaagtatttgattCTACTAGTGAATACCACATAGGAATGATAAAAAGACTTGGCCTGCTAAATCCGGTCtaaattttttgtactttaacCCAAACTTAAGGATTTCAAGTTAAACTCATGCCTAAATATCATGCCCAATTAAATTCGAGTTCGCATTCGAGCCCTACCTATCCCAACTAGATCCTacccaaaattcaaaaaaaaaaaatgatattatttgtataattttataaaacatgattttttattatgtttattttattatttatataattttatgaaattcaaatgattggaattttttttttttcaggttGGACCTTTTATTTCTGTGATCGGGACAAGCTCGAAGCTTGGTCATTCACATCCCTTTTACCAATGGATGTTCTTTTGGCTTTTGATGGTTGCCAACCTTCATATCAACAGCATTCCTTGGAAAATTATGCTTGTGCattattttgagaaataatTGACGTCAAGGACAAAGcaatattttttcctttaatataTGAAGACTTAAAGAGTAACCTGGATTTCCATCCCATGGCAAATTGAACTTATCTCTTTGGATTTAAAATCATTGTCAATCAACTGAGCAGTCAAAATCTTAAGCTTGTATTCcgccttcttcttcttcttcttcttcttttttttttttttaaatttttacaatcATATGAAGTTACAAAGTTGATAACTCACTTTTTAAGTCCTACTTTGAGTCTTAATTCATGCAGTAATAAGTGATGCTTTTCCAACACATGAAAATCTTGTTTCCATTAAAAAAGTATGctccattttttttacaacTAATTGTTGTTAATACTATTGGCTGATCAAAATACAATCGCCAAAGTGACGGTACTCAAAAAGGGAGCCAATGAGATATTAAATCCCCACAAAAATTCAGGACCTGATAAACCAGATAAAAAGAACTATATAGACGATAGATCTTCGTATATAGTCTTGATACCTGGCCTCTCAGACACTGAACGTATACATCGTAAAGCAATTCCAAGGACCTCCTTCATTCCCTTTTCAGCTGCTGGATTCACCATCTCTGGCATCACTGCAGCATCGAAGCAATCAGAGCCATGACCTTCTGCTACCTTCAACTGCATCCAATCTGTCAAATCAACCCCAGCCCCTTCACCGGAAATAACATCACCTGCACATCTACCAGTTAGAAGCTCCAACAATATCACTCCAAAGGCATAAACATCTGACTTGAAAGAGGGGTGTGGTTTCTTGGAAGCAGCCAACTCTGGAGCACGATAACCCAAGACCCCAGCATCAAGAATCTGTTCAATAGTTCCAGCTTGGGTCATGAGACGGTGGAGGCAGTAATCAGCAACACGTGCATTGAGATCAGGTCCATCTAATAGTATGTTTGTTGCTTTTAGGTTCCCATGCGGAACAGCACGGTCGAAATGCAGATAGTTGAGGCCACGTGCAACATCAACTGCTATTTTGAGCCTCTGGGCCCATGTTAATGGTGGACCTTTCCTTCCAGGTCGATCTGCCAATAAAGGTTTATCAGCAATGGCAGATGAAGTTTAGATAAATATGAGTCGTGTACATGCATAAGAGTTAAACTTGAAAAGCCTATGTCTGTTTATTCACAATTTCACGTGTAATAATAACCAAATGATCTGCCTATCAAATCTATGCAGTTGTATAAATTTGGATAAATGTACAAATAGATGTCTGAGCAGTTATATGCTTGATATCCAGAATGATTAAACTACTGAGCCATAATTTCTTTGCTGCAACCTATAGAATGCACTGGGATTACATAAAAGACCCTGCAGAAAACTTTCAGTCAATTGCCTTGCCAAGtgctattataatttatagatCATAAAAAGAAGACAAAGCACAACAAAAATCTTTAAGCCTCAGTGATGCATCCCTCAAGCTACAACAAAGCAGGATAGGAATCACACAACAGTTATTGTGAGTTCATCAAGCATTGCACGTCATTTGAATAAAACCACCACACCAGATCACAAATGATAGATTAAAGTAAGGATCACACAAATTCCCTTTACCTGCTTATTCTAATAACTAACTGTTCAAGAGTTGACATGTGGAGATATAAGAAGTCAAGTTGTTAAAACAAAGTAAACTTACATGTTtatcccccaaaaaaaaataataataaataaataaactttcaTGACTAGTAGGTAAAAGATGAAAGTGAACGAGTGACATATATAAATTGAACAGATTGAGGGACAAAGAAGTGCAATGTTTACCATAAAGAAAGCTTGCAAGACTTCCAGGTGAGATGTAATCTGAAAGAATAAGCTTCTCATGCTGCGTAGGTCCCCAATAGTAGCCTCTCAAACCCACAACATTTGGATGCCTAATATTAGCAAATTTTTTAGCCTCCTTAGCAAACTCCTTTCTCTGTTTAGCCACACCTTCTCTCAACCACTTCACGGTCAAGAACATGCCATTCTCTAGCGTTGCCCTATAAGAAGTTCCATGGCTGCTCCTTCCCAACACTTCAGCTGGGGCCCTTGACAGCTCCTCTGGTGTCAAAGTGAGAGTGTCATCAAGAAAATGCAGTTCACCAACCAATCGATCTGGTGATCTTACATCCAGTCTTGCAAGATTTTCAGCTGTGAACGAATCCCCTGACTCTGGTGACCAAGACAAATGGCTGTTCTTTGATGGCGATATGCCACTTACCACTGCCGCTTTCTCATCTGGACTTAAAATCCCAGATGATGATCCTTTCTTTGACGCCACAAGATCCTCAGCTGAAACAACTAAAGCTCCACCATTGCCTGTACCAGTACTGCCAGGAGGGATAGTTAGAGTACGGCCGTGGATGTCCTTATCCGTGGTATGAGCTGGTGGCATTCTCCTTGATATACGGACATAATGTATGAAGATGGCAAGCAGGATAAGAATTATAAGAGCAATTACACAAGAAACTATTATGATGACTTTGACAATAGTGCTGATAGGTTTTCCATTTGAATTTTCAGCAGGAAAACTCCCTGATCCAGGTGCACCACCTGGAAAACTTAATTTGGAGTTTCCAGGATAGAAAGAAGAACTAGGAAACTTCCTCAAATTTTCAGGAACAGCCCCAGAAAAATCATTGTATGAAACATTAAAGGTTTCAAGGCTGTTAGGCAAGTTGTTTGGCAAAGGACCAGTAAAATGGTTCTGGGATATAACTAACGAGCTAAGAGAGGTCATGTTAGCCATAGAAGTTGGCAGAGAACCAGATATATTATTTCCTGCAAGACAGAGCACTTTAAGTCCAGTCAATGAACCAAGTCGATCAGGAAAATAGCCATTAAGCCGGTTATGAGAAAGATCGAGAACCTGAAGATTCGATACACTAGGAGGGGAGAAATCAAGAACTCCAGTGAGTAAATTATCTGCAAGGTGGAGTTCTTGCAATGTGGATGAGTTTAGCAGATTGGTTAGAAAAGGTCCATCTAAGTGGTTGAAACTGAGATCAAGGACTCTAAGCTTCTGATACTGAATGATGACTTTTGGGAGAGAGCTACTAAGAGAATTATGGGAGAGGTTAAGATGATTTAAACGCAAAAATTGTGGAGTTTCCTCTGGGATGGACCCTGTCAAATGATTTCGGCTCAGATCAAGATATTCTATGTTACCCCATTTCAAAATTCTGGATAAATTTCCTTCAAATTGGTTGTTTGAAAGATCAAGTACAGCACAGCTTCCAGTAAGCAAAGGAAGTTCGCCGGTGAGCCCATTTGAGGAGAGATTAAGCATGTGAAGATTCGTTGATAAAATCATGCTCACTGACCCTGAATCATGAACTAAAATGTGAGGGGTGCACACTAGCCAATTATGACTCTGCCTAACACTGTTTCACAACCAAGCACATGACTGATATGACTCCAAAAAGAAATATAGTATAAGTTATACCTGAGAGATTGTTGGCGCTCAAATCCAGATCAGTTAAAAGCAAGGAATCTCCTTTTAAAAGGTCATTAGGAATAAACCCTGAAAATCTATTGTTGCTGAGCTTGAGGACCTGAAGCtcataaacaaaattgaatcctGGCAATTCTCCAGTCAATTGATTGTAGCTCAGATCCAACaccttcaaattttcaaagagCTGCAGCTCGCCTCCATTCACCAGTGACCCAGTAAGCTGGTTGAGGCTAAGATTTAAATACTGAACACTCTGAGACAGACCTGGTAAGAATTTCTGCGAACTAGAGCCCACAAACATATTCCCACTGAAATCAATATGACTGGCATTTGTTAGAAGGAAAAATTCCCCGTCCAAATGACCATCAAGCTTGTTCCCATGAAAGTCTAGCACCTGAAGTCCTAGAATCAACTCAAAGCCTCTTGGTATTCTCTTGCTAAACCCATTAGAAGATAGGTTTAAATACACCAAGTTATTCAGCCTTGTCAATGCTGGTGGCAGCGACCCAGAAAATGAATTGTGGCTTAAATCTAAAGACTGGATTGAAACAAGCCCCGACACTGAATCCGGAATTAAGCCAGAGAAGTTGTTTCCAGCCAATGAGAGGTTCTGTAAGCTCTCTAGTTTACCAATCCCCGAGGGTAATGATGAAGAAAACAGATTATCAGAGACATCAAGAAACTCAAGGCTTTTGAAGTCACCTATGTTGTCAGGAATTACACCGGATATGGAGTTGTTTGACATTGACAGCTTCACAAGCATTGAGAGGTTTGAAAACACACTCAAATCCGCAGCAGCGGAGAGACCTAAGTTATCAAGGACAACGCCGGCAACATTTCCACCATTGCAAACTATACCATTCCAAGAAGAAGGACAGCCATCAAAGTCAATGGACTCCTCATTCCATGAATTAAGAACAAATCCAGTAGGGTCATTCTTGATTCCTTTCTTGAATTCCAGCAATGCCAAAATGTCCTGTGAGGGAAGCTGCCCCACGGAAGAAAGGAAATATAGGGATAACACTAGAAGCCTAAAGAGCTTCATACTAACGCAGTCACTAGAACGACACTAACTAAATGTCAACAACCGAAAGGCGAATCACTGGCTTTTTACTCTACAAACTTCAAAGAAcctaacaaaatataataagatcAGTTACGGGCTAACAGCAAAACAACATAAACTGCAATATTATCTTCAATATCTAGAGAAAATAACCCCTTAGACAGCCTCGGCTcgatttcttaaaataataataataataatagtaataataatgatgatgatgatgatgaatgatgatgatgataatgattttCAAGATTTGGCCTCTGCGAATAAACTAAAATGCAAATGTTTGACAGTTAAAAGGCAAGAAAACACACAAAAACCCTTTCTTCAACAAAATGACTTTCATACAGTTAGACAAAACTTGAACTTGGCTTCTCGCTCAGCATTTTTTTACCTGATAAAGGACCAAATATTGGAAGACTAAAGCTTGACGGGAATGATTCTGCTTCCCCAACAGTATTTCCAAACCAAGATCTCTGTTTTCATCGACAATGCAGGCTCCATAGTGACTCTTTCCACCAAAAGACTCGAACTTTGAAGCAAACAGGACCACTTTCTTGCATTTACAAGAATTTGGAACAACATGCACAGGGATTTTTTAGCTTACCTGCTTGTACAGACACACTACAGAGCCAAGTCGAGTAGGACGCTAAAAAtactcattaaaaataaaagaaagctTAAACAAGAAATGGGACTTCATTCTCTCAACTAGAAAGTAATAAATGAAGGGGACCCAGaaatattttggttattaAAACCCTAAAGACAATACTTTTAAGCAGCTTTAACCAAAGCCAAAACCCTAATCTTTGTTTAATAGTAGTATCGACAAAACCCCAAAAGACATCAGCTTTGTCCATTTACACAGTCTGAGGAAACATGTGAAGactcaaacaaaattaaaatatttcataatttttgtccATCCTTTCGAGGGTCCGGTGTCagtaaaagacaaaaagataGCGGGAAAATGTTTAGGgcctttgcttttttttttttcggtttgTAATCCACTTACATAATTAGGGATTTACCCGccaaaaaagaagaatcttCCTTCACTTTACATCGCGGACGTCAAAGTAATTATCAAATCcagtttttttcccccctcctTTCTGTGTGCATGGGAGAGTGTGACGTGAGTGTGCCACGTTTCAAGGACCCCACAATGCCCCTTTGACCAGGGCTGTAGCAAACTTGCAATTCCCAATAATGTCACACAAGAGGTGAAGTTGGTGTGTTTATAATGATGGTCCAACGAAAGAAATGGGACCCAAAATTGATTAACGACAGAGATGCTGACACGTCAACGATGTGGTCCCAGCTATAACTGTATGTGGGACCGcattttgtttagtttttaCACAGCTGACCGATTGGTATGTAGATCTGAGGGACCACAGAGGTTAAacgtaaaatcaagttaaacaAAGTGGTCCATGATGTGATTGTGTTTTGTCCGCTATCATGTGTTTTGTTCGTGGAGTAACTTTCTCTTTTGGGCTTCAGTGATCGTGTGGTAATAATTATTGTGTTTGGGAGAAAGATTTAGAGAAAGATTAGCAATAATAATCAAACACCCAAAAAGATTATAACATAATTGTAGaagaatcataattttttttttgcttttttttttttgtagttcatattaaaaaaaaaaaaagaagttgcaACCACATGCCTCGTTAATTTATGTAGTTTGATTTATTATCAGTTGTATAACTACCTAAACTTCAGAAATTTATAAGATTGATATGTTTATTGTAAATATGatacaatcaatttttttcattgacCATAACAGGCACCATAACTTTGTTCCTtgtctcttttatttatttacttttttttaaaaaaaattagtgttgTTAGTGGTGGAAGGCAATATCATTCGAGTAGGTCTTTTTGGCATATGGTTAAAACTTAATATTCGTTCAAGAAATCGAAGCTTTGGAAGAATATAAACCCATTAACCCAACCCAGCGAATCGCCGAGCCGAGATACTTAAAAGAGTCAAAGGAAGGCAATGATGAGAGTTGAAGATTTCTCAAAACAAATTATGTGAATTAGCTTTTATTGTTCATGTTCTTCTTCTATATTAATTTGTGATAATATTCTTTTGTCGGAAAATAACTATATCTCATGAAGCAACGGAACAAATCCTGAGCTCGGCCGCCGGGGAACCAAAGAAGAGAAGGCATATGTTACTAGAAATCTAGTGGTACAAAAGGCAGTCTAATCTAGTAGGATACGCGGTGAAAGACTGCTTGTATATGCATTATTACAAAGCATAATAAATTCGAGTATTTCGACTGTCCGTTTTAACAAAgggtaattaattatcaactcAAAATACATACAACTTACATACAAGACGACTTCAAATTCAATCGATTCTCGTTATATTTAGGTATACGGAATTATCCAAAGTTTGCCATTAAAAGTAAGAAAGGATTCTTCATTGTTGACAGgatgataatataatttaagggtaCAACTTTTGAGCTAATTCTGCGTCCCTTCACCATGGTAAGTCTGAAAAAGGTAACCAATTTGGCTTTAAAAGTGAAACAGTTGCTGGGTTActatttaattaagttaaaaataattgacttAGCTTTTAAAGTGCTTGCTCACTTGGAAAAAACAGAAGGGGGAGGGGGGGAAGGCTTTTAGAGAGctagtaatatttttatgataaaggCGCCAATGCCAACCACGGACAATATGCCTTcggtttttactttttatggATAGCAGTTCTTAAAACGGAGAAACCTTTTTATCCTTCCCCCACTTTCAGTTCGACTTAAATGAACTTCGGTTTAAAATGTAACGTCACAAAATGCACATTTTTTTTGCCGCAAGTTGGAATATAATACCatacttaattaaatcaaacaagTGGATTTTTGTTAACATTATGGCGACATTTTAACCTTAAATCCGCACCAATGGATTGAATAGATCCAATACACATATCATCCAGTTAAACTttatggggaaaaaaaaaaaattaacttgcaAGATAAACATCCTATGCAGTATCATACTTCTATTTTGAAAACTGCTTTTTGCTTTTCGGCCTTTCGGGTCTGGACTGAAGCTTATTTACTTGCAAGATAAACCAACTTTAAAAGACTAAAATGaatcaactaaaattttagtaCTAAAATCAAGATTCAACTAAAACTCAATGAAACCAAAAGCATATATTTTCATCTGTAAAATTTTCAGATAATGGTAGAGCCATATACTAATCAATGGCTCTCTCATGTCTGCCTGACATGTAAATAATTCATGAAATGCTCTAGCAGAACAAAAAAGGATACAAATGATTATGATCAAACAGCATTCAAGATTATGGATCAAAATTAACAACTCACAACCATCTTAAACCCGGGAAAGTAACTCAATTCTTAGCACGGGTGTAAATCTCACTTCTTCCCACCACCGGAAACattgaacttgaaaaatattatgtcCCCATCTTGAACCACATAGGTTTTTCCCTCCTGCTTGTACTTTCCGGCAGCCTGTACGAAAACCATTAGTTCATTATCCCCCAAGGTTAAGACCAACTAAGGATACAAAACAAGGAAAAGACTCTTGACTCTTTTCTGGTTTGGAAACGCCAGATTACTTTCCGCTAGAAAGAATATCAAATACCTTATATTTTAAGGAGGTCAAGGCTTTCAATGTTTTAGATCATTTCCCAGATGTGCTGTTTCATTATCAATAAGATTTTATGATTCCACCATTATCTTACAAGCAATCATTTGCTATCAAATTGTACACCCTCAACTGAACATCACAAATCATTCTTCATATTCAAGTAAACTTCTTTCAGCAGAAAAAGACTATATACCTAGCTTCCCAAGTTCAAAACTAAGCAGACCCTAGGGCTGCTAGGCTCTTTCCCATCCCACATACACAAGCCAGAagtcaaaatttataattctgatctcatcaatttttgtttttacaagTTTATTCAGCTGCTTTTGTATTCTGGCCTGTACAGTACTATTCTCAACCAATGACATGCAAATTCAGTGGATTTGCAATGACAAGATGGACAAGAGAGTATActgataatgataataaatctTGAGATTAAAACATTTACCTTAACAGCTGGTTCACTACCAAGTTCCTTCAGATCATCAAATTTCATCACCTAGACATCATAAAACAGTCCAAGTCAGTGACTTTTAGAGGTTCAGCATAAATGTCGAAATAGCCATTAGTGAAAATCAAGTACAACCATAAAGATGTTTTGGTtttgagaaaatgataaaacattATACTCTTGATCATACTTTTCTGAGGTATTATAGATGAAAAATCACAGCTGCAGGTCAACAACAAATGTCATGCTGACTGGAATGGgatgcaaaaacaattattgAAATCAACACAATATGTGATGAAATGGCAGAATAGCAATGGTGGAAGTGTATGGTTGGACTGATGCTAATGCTTACAGAGGACAGGAAGCTTAACAGGTGTAAGAAAGACCAGAACATGGTTATGATGGTGATAGTTATTTTTGCGGGTGTCCCAACTTAGGAACAAAATAGGCATATAGCTAGTATCACCAACAATGCACTGGACAAAACTTTGAGATATACTGTACATGACACAACACTGTAATCTCTGAAACTTTCATAAATCACAAACAAGCAACAACCTCAGCACAAATGAATCCTCTCTCAAAATCAGTATGGATAGTCCCAGCGGCCTGAGGAGCCTTTGTCTGCCTTCTAATTTGCCAGCACTTCACCTGAGAAAGGACAAATTATTTAGACCTTCATCCACTCATCCATCAAAGCTAAAGACATGGAAAGTATAGTCCAGACTTTAACTAGGCGGCACAGCAGAATGTCTCATACAAGGAAGAAGAGAATAAAGATGCAGAAAAGAGTTATTCGAGTCGAAGTTCAATCCTTCTCacatttacaaatattaaatttatcatctAAATCTAGATGATAGCATTATGAAAGTAGTAAACAGAGGAAAAAAACAATGGCATGAACCATTGGGCTGCTAAACAGCTTTAAATTACATTCAATGCTTCCACAAAACTTGTTAATACACAAAACTAAAGAAATTGACATcaagaattataaaatatttatattaccTCATCAGGGCCTGCTGTGAAAAAGTATATGAGATTAATCGCCGAAAAACCAGTCTTGATGATTTTTGGAAGAGCACTGTTGCAAAATAATCATAGTTAACTTAATTGTACAATCATTAGAAATCTACTCTCTGTTCCTATTTGCATAATTCCAGAAACTTTCTCCAGAAAAttcttttcatgtttaacgTAAGGCACCTTAGAAATGCATAACCAAATAATTTGAAAggatgaaaatattttcatataatcCAGACAAACATCAACCCCTGATTTTAGAGAGATAAACGAAGTTCAAATGCACTAACCTTTGTACCTTGTTCTCCTCGCAATACTTTGCCGCTTCATCTGGAGGCATATCAGCAAGATTTCTCTCTAACGCACAACTGAAAGGAATAATTTGTTCGCCCCCATGCTCTTGAACCctaaaaaaagataatgtgATTCTCATTACTTTTGACAAAAGAACACACAGCAGTGACACAATGACATCTTAAATTTCTTTCCATGAAACATCCCTTTCACGGGCTTAAATCATTgttaagtttaaaaataagCACACACCAAGCGTGAATCTTGGGCAAgaacttgtttttctttctttggtaATCCTTCTCATTCATGTTAACCTGTAGATAGACATAATTTATGATAGAAATTCAGAGGCTGTACCATTGCAACTGAGTAGGATGAAAAATTTGAATATGGACGGAGtaaaatcaaagaaatataaaacccAAAAGATAAAACTGTAGCACTACTGCTGAGTTTTCATACATGCTACAATTTTTCTATGGAAATTCTCGACACAACAAGCTCTTCTTTTGTGAGTAAATAGTGAACCCAATTCATTGGATCAGGCAGAAAAATATCACCAATagcttttctttcttcactagaaaataatattataatcatTTTTGCTTGTATGAATGAGTACTCTTGATAACTTGACACCATACAAACAGATACAGTGCATCTTAGCCAGGGGTGAAAAGATGTCTAAATATAAGTAAATGAAATAAGCAACAAGTATAGCTAGCTCAACAAATTCCAAACAGAACTCTTCCATGCTATAACGAGAAAAGCAAAATAGATACCAAGTAAACTACAGGCTTGGCAGTAAGCAATTGAAAAGTATTCAGTATCTCAATGTCAGCGGCTTTCCAATCCCCAAGGCGGACGTCTTTTCCATCCTGAAGCCAGGCCTTAACCTGTAGATAAGAACCACCAGCACTACATATCAATCACTTCcttaaaggagaaaaatggtaaaaacaGAAGCCAAAAATTCAAGCTGAGAATATTATCCAAGGCAGTAAAGCCACTGACCCTTTGACACAACTCATGCTCTATTTTTAACTGTTTGTCATTGCTCCTCTTCATGCTCTTCTCAACATCTTCAATCCTCCTTTCCATGAATTCAATATCCTACAAGTCACATAAAAGGTAGTATGTTCTTGAATCTCAATAGATAGGTTGGGATGCCAAAGACATTatgaaaaaaagtaaaattatgagaaattaaacaaacagGATGCCTTTAGAAATAGTCAATCAAgcactacaaaattttattacggaaaatatatatatgatagtcctctttttaagttttctaatttttgcTTCAAACCCctttaaaatgaaaaggacACAGAGGataacaaaatattgaattttgacCTAAAATAATGAACCAGAAAACCTAGGTAAACATATTAGTCTCACTTGAAGAATATATGCTTGAAAATATGCTTCTTTCATGTAAATTTCATGTATAAACATTGCAATCCACATACATTACACCAAGTATAATTGGAAAACTAATGTTGGACAACTTACCTAGGCATGCATCAGTAGCAAGAGAGACTAATTACGTGAACCTCTCCAGGATGTGCAtatatcttataaaaaatggTGAGGAGTTAAGTATATCAAACTCAAactcaaaatatgaaatagaGATCCTAAACAGGCAGTGCAGATGAGATCtccttgaaaaaataattggaaCGATCATAAGCAGTCTTTCTTATACTGCTGTAATTTCTAAACTTAAATAGAAACCAATTTATAATCATAGTGCAAACCAATCAAGCATCCACGAACTAAAGACCAAAGAACAAAGTCATGAACTTGAGATCCAGAAACAGCAATACCTTTAGCCGTAATTCTGCACTTATAACCTCTAAATCCCTCACAGGATCGACAGAGTCATCAACATGGATAATGTCGGGATCTTCAAATGCACCTGTAAAatgaaacttgaaacttaagaAGATGGGTTCCACTGTAAAAACATTACAAATAGGAGAACAAACCAACAAATCAATGCATCTATTATTAACTACCGGTATGAACACAAGTTCTACAAGAATGAGAAATGAACCTTCCTGCAAGAGGTACACAGAAAAGTTCCTTGGCTcctaagtattaaaaatagcaGCCAAACAACGTCAACGTACATACATCCATTAATTTGCAGCTTACTACCACAGTCCATCATTGTAACAGAGAAGtacaagatgaagatgaagaaaagacATGGGTGCacatacaaaagaaaaatggtttcAAGAATTTAACAAGATAAAcatgatatttatttgtttatatattttataaggctaaaaat contains:
- the LOC102612614 gene encoding obg-like ATPase 1, whose protein sequence is MPPKASKSKEAPAERPILGRFSSHLKIGIVGLPNVGKSTLFNTLTKLAIPAENFPFCTIEPNEARVNIPDERFEWLCQLFKPKSAVPAFLEIHDIAGLVRGAHEGQGLGNSFLSHIRAVDGIFHVLRAFEDPDIIHVDDSVDPVRDLEVISAELRLKDIEFMERRIEDVEKSMKRSNDKQLKIEHELCQRVKAWLQDGKDVRLGDWKAADIEILNTFQLLTAKPVVYLVNMNEKDYQRKKNKFLPKIHAWVQEHGGEQIIPFSCALERNLADMPPDEAAKYCEENKVQSALPKIIKTGFSAINLIYFFTAGPDEVKCWQIRRQTKAPQAAGTIHTDFERGFICAEVMKFDDLKELGSEPAVKAAGKYKQEGKTYVVQDGDIIFFKFNVSGGGKK
- the LOC102612922 gene encoding LRR receptor-like serine/threonine-protein kinase GHR1, whose protein sequence is MKLFRLLVLSLYFLSSVGQLPSQDILALLEFKKGIKNDPTGFVLNSWNEESIDFDGCPSSWNGIVCNGGNVAGVVLDNLGLSAAADLSVFSNLSMLVKLSMSNNSISGVIPDNIGDFKSLEFLDVSDNLFSSSLPSGIGKLESLQNLSLAGNNFSGLIPDSVSGLVSIQSLDLSHNSFSGSLPPALTRLNNLVYLNLSSNGFSKRIPRGFELILGLQVLDFHGNKLDGHLDGEFFLLTNASHIDFSGNMFVGSSSQKFLPGLSQSVQYLNLSLNQLTGSLVNGGELQLFENLKVLDLSYNQLTGELPGFNFVYELQVLKLSNNRFSGFIPNDLLKGDSLLLTDLDLSANNLSGSVSMILSTNLHMLNLSSNGLTGELPLLTGSCAVLDLSNNQFEGNLSRILKWGNIEYLDLSRNHLTGSIPEETPQFLRLNHLNLSHNSLSSSLPKVIIQYQKLRVLDLSFNHLDGPFLTNLLNSSTLQELHLADNLLTGVLDFSPPSVSNLQVLDLSHNRLNGYFPDRLGSLTGLKVLCLAGNNISGSLPTSMANMTSLSSLVISQNHFTGPLPNNLPNSLETFNVSYNDFSGAVPENLRKFPSSSFYPGNSKLSFPGGAPGSGSFPAENSNGKPISTIVKVIIIVSCVIALIILILLAIFIHYVRISRRMPPAHTTDKDIHGRTLTIPPGSTGTGNGGALVVSAEDLVASKKGSSSGILSPDEKAAVVSGISPSKNSHLSWSPESGDSFTAENLARLDVRSPDRLVGELHFLDDTLTLTPEELSRAPAEVLGRSSHGTSYRATLENGMFLTVKWLREGVAKQRKEFAKEAKKFANIRHPNVVGLRGYYWGPTQHEKLILSDYISPGSLASFLYDRPGRKGPPLTWAQRLKIAVDVARGLNYLHFDRAVPHGNLKATNILLDGPDLNARVADYCLHRLMTQAGTIEQILDAGVLGYRAPELAASKKPHPSFKSDVYAFGVILLELLTGRCAGDVISGEGAGVDLTDWMQLKVAEGHGSDCFDAAVMPEMVNPAAEKGMKEVLGIALRCIRSVSERPGIKTIYEDLSSI